The Populus nigra chromosome 19, ddPopNigr1.1, whole genome shotgun sequence genome includes a window with the following:
- the LOC133679419 gene encoding uncharacterized protein LOC133679419 isoform X1 has product MQNKGFWMSKGTDGDPAFENPSRLESKRSHQWFIDDAEPELFPSKKQAVQAPNSTVTSGISSANAPSWDNTPGFQSVPNQFIHRLFGAETARSVNFAERNLYPAGTGDSNASVSLSISHAMGDPEACVNYGGFRKVKVNQVKDSDSGMHVPKGQGFTIESDSNNSTGQGFNRESESSFISMGQAFDEDNNVTVMGHTYNKEDAHVGSMSSTYIKVDDSTIPISDTYRKEDTNLLSFGGFDDAHDIIPVCRPINNYDHSYDQSSVKTREAVDQKELGAKAVAGNTRATKSKSEPVSKNRQELKTTRKEAPNSFPSNVRSLISTGMLDGVPVKYISLSRKELRGIIKGSGYLCGCQSCNYSKVLNAYEFESHAGCKTKHPNNHICFENGKTIYQIVQELRNTPESMLFDAIQTVFGAPINQKSFRIWKESFKAATRELQRIYGKEELML; this is encoded by the exons CAGAACAAGGGATTTTGGATGTCAAAGGGTACAGATGGAGATCCAGCATTTGAGAATCCATCCAGGCTTGAATCTAAACGATCTCATCAGTGGTTTATAGATGATGCTGAGCCTGAGTTGTTCCCTAGCAAGAAGCAAGCAGTGCAAGCTCCAAACAGCACCGTGACTTCTGGAATATCCAGTGCAAATGCTCCTTCCTGGGATAACACCCCTGGTTTTCAGTCTGTCCCAAACCAATTTATTCACCGGTTATTTGGGGCTGAAACTGCAAGGTCTGTCAATTTTGCTGAAAGGAATTTATATCCTGCTGGAACTGGTGACTCAAATGCATCTGTTAGCCTGTCTATATCTCATGCTATGGGAGATCCTGAAGCCTGTGTTAACTATGGTGGTTTTAGAAAAGTCAAAGTAAATCAGGTTAAGGACTCTGACAGTGGTATGCATGTCCCAAAGGGACAGGGTTTCACAATTGAAAGTGACAGTAACAATTCCACTGGTCAGGGCTTCAACAGGGAAAGTGAAAGTAGCTTTATATCAATGGGGCAAGCATTTGATGAGGATAATAATGTCACAGTGATGGGTCATACCTACAATAAAGAAGATGCACACGTTGGGTCAATGAGCTCCACTTACATCAAAGTTGATGACAGTACCATTCCAATAAGTGACACATATAGAAAGGAGGACACCAATCTATTATCGTTTGGAGGATTTGACGATGCCCATGATATTATACCTGTCTGTAGGCCAATCAACAATTATGACCACTCTTACGATCAATCTTCAGTTAAAACACGAGAAGCAGTTGATCAAAAAGAGCTGGGTGCCAAGGCAGTTGCAGGTAATACTCGGGCAACTAAATCCAAATCTGAACCTGTTTCTAAGAACAGACAAGAGTTGAAAACTACCAGAAAAGAAGCTCCAAATAGCTTTCCTTCGAATGTCAGAAGTTTGATCTCAACTGGCATGCTTGATGGAGTCCCTGTAAAGTATATTTCCTTGTCACGCAAG GAGCTTCGTGGCATTATAAAAGGTTCTGGCTATCTTTGTGGGTGCCAATCATGTAATTATTCCAAG GTGCTCAATGCATATGAGTTTGAAAGCCATGCTGGTTGCAAGACAAAACATCCAAACAATCATATATGCTTCGAAAATGGAAAAACTATCTATCAGATAGTACAAGAATTAAGGAACACTCCTGAAAGCATGTTATTTGACGCAATTCAAACTGTTTTTGGTGCACCTATTAATCAGAAATCCTTTCGCATCTGGAAAG AATCGTTCAAAGCTGCAACTCGTGAGCTCCAGCGTATCTATGGGAAGGAAGAACTAATGCTGTAA
- the LOC133679419 gene encoding uncharacterized protein LOC133679419 isoform X2: protein MNKGFWMSKGTDGDPAFENPSRLESKRSHQWFIDDAEPELFPSKKQAVQAPNSTVTSGISSANAPSWDNTPGFQSVPNQFIHRLFGAETARSVNFAERNLYPAGTGDSNASVSLSISHAMGDPEACVNYGGFRKVKVNQVKDSDSGMHVPKGQGFTIESDSNNSTGQGFNRESESSFISMGQAFDEDNNVTVMGHTYNKEDAHVGSMSSTYIKVDDSTIPISDTYRKEDTNLLSFGGFDDAHDIIPVCRPINNYDHSYDQSSVKTREAVDQKELGAKAVAGNTRATKSKSEPVSKNRQELKTTRKEAPNSFPSNVRSLISTGMLDGVPVKYISLSRKELRGIIKGSGYLCGCQSCNYSKVLNAYEFESHAGCKTKHPNNHICFENGKTIYQIVQELRNTPESMLFDAIQTVFGAPINQKSFRIWKESFKAATRELQRIYGKEELML from the exons AACAAGGGATTTTGGATGTCAAAGGGTACAGATGGAGATCCAGCATTTGAGAATCCATCCAGGCTTGAATCTAAACGATCTCATCAGTGGTTTATAGATGATGCTGAGCCTGAGTTGTTCCCTAGCAAGAAGCAAGCAGTGCAAGCTCCAAACAGCACCGTGACTTCTGGAATATCCAGTGCAAATGCTCCTTCCTGGGATAACACCCCTGGTTTTCAGTCTGTCCCAAACCAATTTATTCACCGGTTATTTGGGGCTGAAACTGCAAGGTCTGTCAATTTTGCTGAAAGGAATTTATATCCTGCTGGAACTGGTGACTCAAATGCATCTGTTAGCCTGTCTATATCTCATGCTATGGGAGATCCTGAAGCCTGTGTTAACTATGGTGGTTTTAGAAAAGTCAAAGTAAATCAGGTTAAGGACTCTGACAGTGGTATGCATGTCCCAAAGGGACAGGGTTTCACAATTGAAAGTGACAGTAACAATTCCACTGGTCAGGGCTTCAACAGGGAAAGTGAAAGTAGCTTTATATCAATGGGGCAAGCATTTGATGAGGATAATAATGTCACAGTGATGGGTCATACCTACAATAAAGAAGATGCACACGTTGGGTCAATGAGCTCCACTTACATCAAAGTTGATGACAGTACCATTCCAATAAGTGACACATATAGAAAGGAGGACACCAATCTATTATCGTTTGGAGGATTTGACGATGCCCATGATATTATACCTGTCTGTAGGCCAATCAACAATTATGACCACTCTTACGATCAATCTTCAGTTAAAACACGAGAAGCAGTTGATCAAAAAGAGCTGGGTGCCAAGGCAGTTGCAGGTAATACTCGGGCAACTAAATCCAAATCTGAACCTGTTTCTAAGAACAGACAAGAGTTGAAAACTACCAGAAAAGAAGCTCCAAATAGCTTTCCTTCGAATGTCAGAAGTTTGATCTCAACTGGCATGCTTGATGGAGTCCCTGTAAAGTATATTTCCTTGTCACGCAAG GAGCTTCGTGGCATTATAAAAGGTTCTGGCTATCTTTGTGGGTGCCAATCATGTAATTATTCCAAG GTGCTCAATGCATATGAGTTTGAAAGCCATGCTGGTTGCAAGACAAAACATCCAAACAATCATATATGCTTCGAAAATGGAAAAACTATCTATCAGATAGTACAAGAATTAAGGAACACTCCTGAAAGCATGTTATTTGACGCAATTCAAACTGTTTTTGGTGCACCTATTAATCAGAAATCCTTTCGCATCTGGAAAG AATCGTTCAAAGCTGCAACTCGTGAGCTCCAGCGTATCTATGGGAAGGAAGAACTAATGCTGTAA
- the LOC133679215 gene encoding histone H2B-like, with product MAPKAEKKPAEKKPAEEKKTVAEKAPAEKKPKAGKKLPKEGGGAAAGDKKKKRVKKSTETYKIYIFKVLKQVHPDIGISSKAMGIMNSFINDIFEKLAQESSRLARYNKKPTITSREIQTAVRLVLPGELAKHAVSEGTKAVTKFTSS from the coding sequence ATGGCACCAAAAGCCGAGAAGAAGCCCGCCGAGAAGAAGCCCGCTGAGGAGAAGAAGACGGTGGCAGAGAAAGCCCCGGCAGAGAAGAAGCCGAAGGCAGGGAAGAAGCTTCCCAAAGAAGGAGGCGGCGCTGCTGCCGGagacaagaagaagaagcggGTGAAGAAGAGCACGGAGACATACAAGATTTACATCTTCAAGGTCCTAAAACAAGTTCATCCAGACATAGGGATTTCCAGCAAGGCTATGGGTATCATGAATTCCttcattaatgatattttcGAGAAGCTAGCACAGGAATCCTCCAGGTTAGCCAGGTACAACAAAAAGCCCACTATTACCTCAAGGGAGATCCAGACGGCTGTGAGGTTGGTGCTGCCTGGAGAGCTGGCCAAGCATGCTGTTTCCGAGGGTACCAAGGCTGTTACTAAGTTTACAAGCTCTTGA
- the LOC133680677 gene encoding ras-related protein RABE1c-like yields the protein MAAPPARARADYDYLIKLLLIGDSGVGKSCLLLRFSDGSFTTSFITTIGIDFKIRTIELDGKRIKLQIWDTAGQERFRTITTAYYRGAMGILLVYDVTDESSFNNIRNWIRNIEQHASDNVNKILVGNKADMDESKRAVPTSKGQALADEYGIKFFETSAKTNQNVEQVFFSIARDIKQRLSDTDTKAEPATSKIHLDQASGAGPAAQKSACCGS from the exons ATGGCTGCTCCCCCTGCTAGAGCCCGAGCCGATTATGACTATCTCATTAAGCTTCTCTTGATCGGCGATAGCG GTGTGGGCAAGAGTTGCCTTCTTTTGCGTTTCTCTGATGGTTCCTTCACAACTAGTTTTATCACTACCATTGG TATTGACTTTAAGATAAGAACCATTGAGCTTGATGGCAAAAGGATTAAGCTTCAAATTTGGGATACAGCTGGGCAGGAGCGGTTCCGAACAATCACAACTG CTTATTATCGTGGAGCTATGGGTATTTTGCTGGTCTATGATGTTACTGATGAATCATCTTTCAACA ACATTAGGAATTGGATTCGCAACATTGAGCAACATGCTTCTGATAATGTTAACAAGATATTGGTAGGGAACAAGGCTGACATGGATGAAAGCAAACGG GCTGTACCAACATCCAAGGGCCAAGCACTCGCTGATGAGTACGGGATCAAATTCTTTGAAACT AGTGCAAAGACGAATCAAAATGTGGAGcaagttttcttttcaatagcAAGGGATATAAAGCAAAGGCTTTCTGACACTGACACCAAGGCTGAG CCTGCAACATCAAAGATTCATCTAGACCAGGCGTCTGGAGCAGGTCCAGCTGCCCAGAAATCAGCTTGTTGCGGTTCTTAA
- the LOC133679419 gene encoding uncharacterized protein LOC133679419 isoform X3 yields the protein MQNKGFWMSKGTDGDPAFENPSRLESKRSHQWFIDDAEPELFPSKKQAVQAPNSTVTSGISSANAPSWDNTPGFQSVPNQFIHRLFGAETARSVNFAERNLYPAGTGDSNASVSLSISHAMGDPEACVNYGGFRKVKVNQVKDSDSGMHVPKGQGFTIESDSNNSTGQGFNRESESSFISMGQAFDEDNNVTVMGHTYNKEDAHVGSMSSTYIKVDDSTIPISDTYRKEDTNLLSFGGFDDAHDIIPVCRPINNYDHSYDQSSVKTREAVDQKELGAKAVAGNTRATKSKSEPVSKNRQELKTTRKEAPNSFPSNVRSLISTGMLDGVPVKYISLSRKLRGIIKGSGYLCGCQSCNYSKVLNAYEFESHAGCKTKHPNNHICFENGKTIYQIVQELRNTPESMLFDAIQTVFGAPINQKSFRIWKESFKAATRELQRIYGKEELML from the exons CAGAACAAGGGATTTTGGATGTCAAAGGGTACAGATGGAGATCCAGCATTTGAGAATCCATCCAGGCTTGAATCTAAACGATCTCATCAGTGGTTTATAGATGATGCTGAGCCTGAGTTGTTCCCTAGCAAGAAGCAAGCAGTGCAAGCTCCAAACAGCACCGTGACTTCTGGAATATCCAGTGCAAATGCTCCTTCCTGGGATAACACCCCTGGTTTTCAGTCTGTCCCAAACCAATTTATTCACCGGTTATTTGGGGCTGAAACTGCAAGGTCTGTCAATTTTGCTGAAAGGAATTTATATCCTGCTGGAACTGGTGACTCAAATGCATCTGTTAGCCTGTCTATATCTCATGCTATGGGAGATCCTGAAGCCTGTGTTAACTATGGTGGTTTTAGAAAAGTCAAAGTAAATCAGGTTAAGGACTCTGACAGTGGTATGCATGTCCCAAAGGGACAGGGTTTCACAATTGAAAGTGACAGTAACAATTCCACTGGTCAGGGCTTCAACAGGGAAAGTGAAAGTAGCTTTATATCAATGGGGCAAGCATTTGATGAGGATAATAATGTCACAGTGATGGGTCATACCTACAATAAAGAAGATGCACACGTTGGGTCAATGAGCTCCACTTACATCAAAGTTGATGACAGTACCATTCCAATAAGTGACACATATAGAAAGGAGGACACCAATCTATTATCGTTTGGAGGATTTGACGATGCCCATGATATTATACCTGTCTGTAGGCCAATCAACAATTATGACCACTCTTACGATCAATCTTCAGTTAAAACACGAGAAGCAGTTGATCAAAAAGAGCTGGGTGCCAAGGCAGTTGCAGGTAATACTCGGGCAACTAAATCCAAATCTGAACCTGTTTCTAAGAACAGACAAGAGTTGAAAACTACCAGAAAAGAAGCTCCAAATAGCTTTCCTTCGAATGTCAGAAGTTTGATCTCAACTGGCATGCTTGATGGAGTCCCTGTAAAGTATATTTCCTTGTCACGCAAG CTTCGTGGCATTATAAAAGGTTCTGGCTATCTTTGTGGGTGCCAATCATGTAATTATTCCAAG GTGCTCAATGCATATGAGTTTGAAAGCCATGCTGGTTGCAAGACAAAACATCCAAACAATCATATATGCTTCGAAAATGGAAAAACTATCTATCAGATAGTACAAGAATTAAGGAACACTCCTGAAAGCATGTTATTTGACGCAATTCAAACTGTTTTTGGTGCACCTATTAATCAGAAATCCTTTCGCATCTGGAAAG AATCGTTCAAAGCTGCAACTCGTGAGCTCCAGCGTATCTATGGGAAGGAAGAACTAATGCTGTAA